A DNA window from Castanea sativa cultivar Marrone di Chiusa Pesio chromosome 7, ASM4071231v1 contains the following coding sequences:
- the LOC142644263 gene encoding uncharacterized protein LOC142644263, with protein sequence MLWKEEGNLHIQTYSPHHIDAIILTDPGVPWQITGFYGYSKECHKHESWTLLHHLHSQLFLPWMCIGKYNEILSSEEKQGLILKAYAPMIAFRSTLLHCGLIDVRFHENIFIRNNGRPGDAFIQERIDRAYANGAWRELFLRSWVVHLSASYSNHIPILLVIHMAREMGRRKVIPHRFEEKWASHLKCGSIIEDA encoded by the coding sequence ATGCTTTGGAAAGAAGAAGGTAACCTACATATCCAAACATACTCGCCACACCACATCGATGCAATTATCCTTACTGACCCAGGTGTACCATGGCAGATCACTGGTTTTTATGGGTATTCCAAAGAATGTCATAAACATGAATCTTGGACCTTGCTGCACCATCTTCACTCACAGTTGTTTCTTCCATGGATGTGTATAGgcaaatataatgaaattttatcgTCCGAAGAAAAACAGGGGCTAATTTTGAAGGCATATGCTCCCATGATAGCTTTTCGGAGTACTCTTCTTCACTGTGGTCTGATTGATGTGAGATTTCATGAGAACATCTTCATAAGGAATAATGGGAGGCCTGGTGACGCCTTCATTCAAGAAAGGATTGATAGGGCCTATGCAAATGGGGCTTGGAGAGAATTGTTTCTTAGAAGTTGGGTTGTACACCTCTCAGCCTCCTATTCAAATCACATTCCAATCTTACTAGTTATCCACATGGCTAGAGAAATGGGCAGGAGAAAAGTAATTCCCCATAGATTTGAGGAGAAGTGGGCATCCCACCTGAAGTGTGGGTCTATAATTGAGGATGCATGA